In Dysidea avara chromosome 3, odDysAvar1.4, whole genome shotgun sequence, a single window of DNA contains:
- the LOC136249647 gene encoding cathepsin B-like, with the protein MLAVVVVLLGLAALSQCDPATLSQEMIDYINNLDTTWKAGPSFPGRDEKYIRQLCGVREWDRKLPEKKITPLEAIPDEFDSRTNWPDCPSLRDVRDQADCGSCWAFGAVEAMSDRYCIAFKMQVNISAEDMNSCCETCGNGCNGGYPGAAWEYWVRYGVVTGGQYGTHSGCMPYKLPHCDHHEPGPYPNCSGETRTPMCTRMCEVGYGTTYRKDKHFGARSYSVSSKVTEIQTEIMTNGPVEGAFRVYGDFPTYRTGVYQHKSGSYLGGHAIKIIGWGVDNGTPYWNVANSWNPSWGDQGFFKIIRGRDEVGIESSIVAGMPKKYSP; encoded by the exons ATGCTCGCTGTCGTTGTCGTTCTTCTCGGCTTGGCTGCCCTCAGCCAGTGTGATCCAGCCACTCTTTCGCAAGAGATGATTGATTACATCAACAATCTTGACACTACCTGGAAAGCTGGACCTAGTTTCCCTGGCAGGGACGAGAAGTACATTAGACAATTGTGTGGAGTGCGTGAATGGGACAGGAAACTGCCAGAGAAGAAGATCACGCCGCTAGAAGCCATCCCCGACGAATTCGACTCTCGTACAAACTGGCCAGACTGCCCGAGCCTTCGTGACGTCCGCGACCAAGCTGACTGCGGGAGCTGCTGG GCATTTGGTGCGGTGGAGGCAATGAGCGATCGCTACTGCATCGCGTTTAAGATGCAAGTGAACATCTCTGCCGAAGACATGAACTCGTGCTGTGAGACCTGCGGCAATGG CTGCAATGGAGGATATCCTGGAGCAGCATG GGAGTACTGGGTACGCTATGGTGTAGTCACTGGAGGTCAGTATGGTACACATTCTGGTTGTATGCCTTACAAACTGCCTCACTGTGATCACCATGAGCCTGGCCCCTATCCAAACTGCTCTGGAGAGACAAGAACACCTATGTGTACTCGCATGTGTGAAGTGG GTTATGGCACAACATACAGGAAGGACAAACACTTTGGAGCACGCTCATACTCAGTCTCATCCAAAGTTACAGAAATTCAGACCGAGATCATGACTAATGGACCAGTTGAGGGTGCCTTTAGAGTGTATGGTGATTTCCCTACTTACCGCACTG GTGTATACCAGCATAAGAGCGGTAGCTACCTTGGTGGACATGCTATCAAGATTATCGGATGGGGAGTTGATAATGGCACTCCATATTG GAATGTAGCTAATTCCTGGAATCCCTCCTGGGGTGATCAAG GTTTCTTCAAGATCATCAGGGGCAGGGATGAGGTTGGAATTGAATCCTCCATTGTTGCTGGCATGCCCAAGAAGTACTCACCCTGA
- the LOC136249654 gene encoding ubiquinol-cytochrome-c reductase complex assembly factor 2-like yields MALRDRLAKVVRRWPDEATRKGDDLGSFLRKLYGLKATSIQSEGAVVSLERISTNYYRKKYRREDETSYTGMSQHLHMHNPWTPPRNTWNSSWRAELLEQNAKEEQKWYQRILLWRRK; encoded by the exons ATGGCATTACGCGATCGCTTGGCGAAGGTGGTAAGACGCTGGCCGGACGAAGCAACAAGAAAGGGAGATGATCTTGGATCATTCCTACGAAAACTCTACGGACTAAAGGCAACGAGTATACAGTCGGAG GGAGCAGTTGTGAGTCTAGAAAGAATCAGCACAAAttactacaggaagaaa TATCGCAGAGAGGATGAAACAAGTTATACGGGAATGTCGCAACATCTACACATGCACAATCCTTGGACACCTCCGCGCAACACTTGGAATAGCAGTTGGCGGGCAGAGTTGCTAGAGCAGA ATGCAAAAGAAGAGCAAAAGTGGTACCAGCGGATTTTGCTATGGAGGAGAAAATaa